A portion of the Daphnia magna isolate NIES linkage group LG4, ASM2063170v1.1, whole genome shotgun sequence genome contains these proteins:
- the LOC116919976 gene encoding LOW QUALITY PROTEIN: TOX high mobility group box family member 3 (The sequence of the model RefSeq protein was modified relative to this genomic sequence to represent the inferred CDS: deleted 1 base in 1 codon), producing the protein MDGLVCSSVLVNSSDFHDIFTDPVWFKNSELVASSAHPLQQQHLHVHHHQQQAQHHQQQQQQIQQQQSGHHQIHPDYNTHRYNMADQFQPHTPSFGDDEFDIGSIGLMGGVPIAEQQHHLHPHQQQQHQQQPQQQQQQQQQAMYHGNPSAGGDMSSHYPLYNPHAMSDGGGYTLQTLGSPPANNPMASVNRYSPQQQQQQQQQQQQIPQQQVGRITVECRPLQTEAEMHRISATTMAPPNWTGQALMTGVNTSPLGSNVSATPPSGDTSEESGDDCHSIAQINANKRPSPEPIETNTGRAGGGQAAAKKAKVTAAKKKKRRDPHEPQKPVSAYALFFRDTQAAIKGQNPNASFGEVSKIVASMWDALDADSKNVYKKKTEAAKKEYLKALAAYRASVVSKEGNNGPGNNESVPMFQATNNTPAPQQQQQQQQQNVATQNFANYQSNYNMPPQQQQQQQPQYTATMAVTSAPMPQQPASPMSKKPSPLLNSLMVDQQQQQLHLHQQQIQHQQQQQQQQQQNMMNYPMNNRPAYMNQQPQMIQTTVPHQVQQAGMNYSPHIMQQQPTQQQQQQQQQPQSQQQQQQQQPQRVQHLNQVTATGKPGPGTNVHPHCIRSGCPNAAISSPDWENEYCSNECVVSHCRDVFSAWVASGQGAPPGYPPPVK; encoded by the exons atggacGGATTAGTTTGTAGTTCGGTTTTAGTGAATTCTTCCGACTTTCACGACATTTTCACAGATCCCGTTTGGTTCAAG AATTCTGAATTGGTGGCGTCGTCTGCTCATCCCCTCCAGCAGCAACATCTTCACGTGCATCATCACCAACAACAGGCGCAACatcaccaacaacaacagcaacagatTCAACAGCAACAATCGGGCCATCATCAAATCCATCCCGACTACAACACTCATCGATACAACATGGCCGATCAG TTTCAACCGCACACGCCGAGTTTTGGTGATGACGAATTCGATATCGGGTCCATCGGTTTGATGGGCGGCGTTCCCATTGCTGAGCAACAGCATCATTTGCATCCgcaccagcaacaacagcatcagcagcagccgcaacaacagcagcagcagcagcagcaggcCATGTATCACGGCAACCCTTCGGCCGGAGGTGACATGTCGTCACACTATCCGCTTTACAATCCGCACGCCATGTCGGATGGAGGAGGTTACACGCTGCAGACGTTGGGGTCGCCACCGGCCAACAATCCGATGGCCTCCGTCAACAGGTACTCGccccagcagcagcagcagcaacaacaacaacagcaacagatTCCGCAACAGCAAGTTGGTCGCATCACCGTCGAGTGCCGGCCACTTCAGACGGAAGCGGAAATGCACAGGATCTCGGCCACGACGATGGCCCCGCCCAACTGGACAGGCCAGGCTCTTATGACGGGCGTCAATACATCGCCCCTGGGCTCCAACGTGTCGGCCACCCCGCCCAGCGGCGACACTAGCGAGGAAAGTGGCGACGATTGCCATTCCATCGCACAG ATCAATGCCAATAAACGTCCGTCTCCTGAACCCATTGAGACGAATACCGGCCGTGCGGGCGGTGGCCAAGCTGCTGCCAAAAAAGCCAAAGTCACTGCggccaaaaagaagaagaggagggaTCCTCACGAGCCTCAAAA gcccgtCTCTGCGTACGCC CTCTTTTTCCGGGACACTCAGGCCGCCATTAAAGGTCAAAATCCGAACGCTTCGTTTGGTGAAGTGTCCAAAATTGTCGCTTCCATGTGGGACGCCCTGGACGCGGATTCCAAAAAC gtgtacaaaaagaaaacggaagcGGCCAAAAAGGAATATTTGAAAGCTTTGGCCGCCTATAGAGCCAGCGTCGTGTCGAAGGAGGGCAACAACGGTCCGGGTAACAACGAAAGTGTTCCAATGTTCCAGGCTACAAACAATACGCCAGCGccgcagcagcaacaacaacagcaacagcaaaacGTGGCGACACAGAATTTCGCCAATTATCAAAGTAATTACAACATGCCAcctcagcaacagcagcaacaacagccgCAGTACACGGCGACGATGGCCGTGACGTCGGCGCCCATGCCCCAACAACCGGCGTCGCCCATGTCGAAGAAACCGTCTCCGCTGTTGAATTCCTTGATGGTCgatcagcaacagcaacaactaCACCTACACCAGCAGCAAATACAacatcagcagcaacaacaacagcagcaacaacagaaTATGATGAATTATCCGATGAATAATCGGCCGGCTTACATGAACCAACAACCGCAAATGATCCAGACGACTGTACCTCATCAGGTCCAGCAGGCCGGAATGAATTATTCACCTCACATTATGCAACAACAACCTactcagcaacaacaacaacagcagcagcagccacaatctcagcaacagcagcaacaacaacagccgcAAAGAGTACAACATTTAAACCAGGTCACAGCTACAGGTAAACCTGGCCCAGGTACCAACGTTCATCCGCATTGCATCCGCTCCGGATGTCCAAACGCAGCCATTTCAAGTCCAGACTGGGAAAATGAATACTGCAGTAACGAGTGCGTCGTCAGCCATTGCAG GGATGTTTTCTCAGCGTGGGTGGCTTCCGGCCAAGGTGCCCCACCCGGTTATCCACCGCCGGTCaagtaa